A window of the Comamonas sp. Y33R10-2 genome harbors these coding sequences:
- a CDS encoding class I adenylate-forming enzyme family protein has protein sequence MNDYNTIVGRIDHFAVSTPDKAAIIFGEQTITYAELAKASLQMAFLLKAKGIGEGDRVCLLSGNCPEYLVLYHAVMRCGAALFPINSDLAATEIAYILGHAEPALVVSDASSSSKIHAAQALSNVHVEHLELEQLVIQSVQVQGDAVALHARKPADLALVIYTSGTTSAPKGVPATDAIEMAGAETFAQIWNVTAKDRCLCALPLSFLFGLHTATLVAFMQGASVVLFPRFHPVRVLEGVVAQRVTMVLGVPTMYAMMLEHVTQTSIRYDLSSVRIAVSSGAPLAVTTRDAIESSLGMRIQDYYALSECRPIFSFRADDAQAVPVGSVGSTAPGVEVRLLNDEGQAVAQGATGAILVRSSNTLMSGYFRDPERTAAAFDNGWFITGDLAYQDARGHYYIAGRTRDQVISGGQKISAIEVENVLLQHPSVAQAAAVGIPDAKFGELLKVVLVLRPGAVQDKDALMEHCKEKLAAYKLPRLFSFRDVLPISPAGKVLKRELIEE, from the coding sequence ATGAACGACTACAACACCATCGTGGGCCGCATCGACCATTTTGCAGTGTCGACCCCTGACAAGGCCGCCATCATCTTTGGTGAACAAACCATCACCTACGCAGAGTTGGCGAAAGCATCTTTGCAGATGGCTTTCCTACTCAAAGCCAAGGGAATTGGCGAGGGTGATCGAGTATGTTTGCTATCTGGTAACTGCCCAGAATATTTGGTTCTCTATCACGCGGTAATGCGCTGTGGTGCAGCATTGTTCCCTATCAATTCTGACTTGGCTGCGACAGAGATTGCTTATATCTTGGGCCATGCAGAACCTGCGTTGGTCGTGAGTGATGCATCTAGCAGTAGCAAGATACATGCAGCGCAAGCGCTATCGAACGTCCATGTTGAGCATTTGGAGTTGGAGCAACTGGTCATTCAAAGTGTGCAGGTACAAGGTGACGCAGTAGCACTTCATGCGCGCAAGCCAGCAGACTTGGCATTGGTCATCTACACATCTGGGACGACTTCTGCCCCGAAGGGTGTGCCGGCAACCGATGCCATTGAAATGGCCGGTGCTGAAACATTTGCGCAAATTTGGAATGTGACTGCGAAAGATCGTTGCTTGTGCGCTCTGCCTTTATCCTTTTTGTTTGGCTTGCACACCGCTACTCTGGTTGCATTCATGCAGGGCGCGTCTGTAGTGTTGTTCCCGCGCTTCCATCCTGTTCGCGTGTTGGAGGGGGTGGTTGCTCAGCGTGTGACCATGGTCTTGGGTGTGCCAACCATGTACGCGATGATGCTGGAGCATGTGACACAAACCAGCATCCGTTATGACTTGAGCTCGGTGCGCATAGCCGTGTCGTCGGGTGCACCGCTGGCCGTCACGACGCGTGATGCGATTGAGTCCAGTCTGGGAATGCGGATTCAAGACTATTACGCCTTGTCCGAGTGCCGGCCGATCTTTAGCTTCCGTGCAGATGATGCGCAAGCGGTACCGGTGGGCTCGGTTGGTTCAACTGCTCCTGGTGTGGAGGTCCGCTTGCTCAATGACGAAGGGCAAGCAGTGGCGCAAGGTGCGACGGGCGCTATTTTGGTCCGTTCAAGCAATACCTTAATGTCCGGCTACTTCAGGGACCCGGAGCGGACCGCTGCGGCTTTTGATAATGGCTGGTTTATTACCGGTGACTTAGCGTATCAAGATGCCCGGGGTCATTACTACATTGCGGGTCGAACACGGGATCAAGTGATCTCGGGGGGGCAAAAAATCTCTGCTATTGAGGTGGAGAATGTCTTGCTGCAGCATCCTTCGGTTGCGCAAGCTGCTGCTGTGGGTATCCCTGATGCCAAGTTTGGAGAGTTGCTCAAAGTTGTGCTGGTATTGCGCCCTGGCGCAGTTCAGGACAAAGATGCGTTGATGGAGCATTGCAAAGAAAAATTGGCAGCATATAAATTGCCTCGTCTTTTTAGCTTCCGTGATGTATTGCCGATCAGCCCTGCAGGGAAAGTGCTAAAAAGAGAGTTGATCGAAGAATAG